A region of Domibacillus sp. DTU_2020_1001157_1_SI_ALB_TIR_016 DNA encodes the following proteins:
- a CDS encoding Lrp/AsnC family transcriptional regulator, with protein MDKIDIDLLALLQEDARMTISELSKKLALSRPSITERLHRLQEQGVIEGFSARVSPAKIGRDTLLIIQISDLKVSANEFEEMITGDLDVIECHRVTGHFGYFIKAAVDGMDSLRLLVDRLMPYGNVHTSIILTSPVTFRPILPRP; from the coding sequence ATGGACAAAATTGATATTGATTTGCTGGCGCTTCTGCAGGAGGATGCCCGCATGACGATTAGCGAGCTTTCCAAAAAACTGGCTCTAAGCCGGCCCAGTATTACCGAGCGGCTGCACCGGCTGCAGGAGCAGGGTGTCATTGAAGGATTTTCCGCGCGGGTATCCCCCGCCAAAATAGGCAGAGATACACTGCTGATCATTCAAATCAGCGATTTGAAAGTGTCCGCCAACGAATTCGAAGAAATGATTACAGGGGATTTGGATGTTATCGAATGCCATCGGGTAACAGGGCACTTTGGTTACTTTATTAAAGCAGCCGTTGATGGAATGGACAGTCTGAGGCTGCTCGTGGACAGGCTGATGCCTTACGGTAATGTTCACACATCTATTATTCTTACATCACCGGTCACATTTCGGCCAATTCTGCCCAGGCCGTAA
- the cysT gene encoding sulfate ABC transporter permease subunit CysT → MRKTKWKKHSILPGFGLSVGFTTLYVSLLVLLPLAMIFVNTASMSWSGFWAAVTEPRVLASYRLSFGASFAAACINVVFGVLIAWVLVRYSFPGKRVIDGLVDLPFALPTAVAGIALTTLYTETGWVGQFLPFKVAFTPIGITIALTFIGLPFVVRMVQPVLQNFDQETEEASAILGAGRMQTFFKVIVPEIIPAALTGFALAFARALGEYGSVVFIAGNMPMKTEITPLMIMTKLEQYDYEGATAIAAVMLVISFVLLLFINGLQWWTNRKYSHS, encoded by the coding sequence ATGAGAAAGACAAAATGGAAAAAACATAGTATACTGCCGGGCTTCGGCTTATCGGTCGGCTTTACAACGTTATATGTAAGTTTGCTTGTACTGCTGCCGCTGGCCATGATTTTTGTCAATACCGCTTCTATGAGCTGGTCCGGCTTTTGGGCAGCTGTAACAGAGCCGCGGGTTCTCGCTTCTTACCGGCTGAGTTTTGGGGCCTCCTTTGCGGCGGCTTGTATCAACGTTGTATTCGGCGTACTGATTGCCTGGGTACTTGTACGGTATTCCTTCCCTGGTAAACGTGTTATTGATGGATTAGTTGATCTGCCGTTTGCGCTGCCAACAGCTGTAGCCGGCATTGCACTCACCACTCTTTACACGGAAACAGGCTGGGTCGGACAGTTTCTGCCTTTTAAAGTGGCTTTTACACCCATTGGCATTACGATTGCCTTAACGTTTATTGGTCTTCCGTTTGTAGTCCGGATGGTGCAGCCGGTTTTGCAAAATTTTGACCAGGAAACAGAGGAAGCCTCAGCTATTTTAGGTGCCGGACGGATGCAGACGTTTTTTAAAGTTATTGTCCCAGAAATTATTCCAGCGGCACTGACAGGATTTGCTTTGGCTTTTGCCCGGGCACTTGGAGAATATGGGTCCGTTGTGTTCATTGCCGGCAACATGCCGATGAAAACAGAAATCACTCCACTGATGATTATGACAAAGCTGGAACAGTATGACTATGAAGGAGCAACGGCGATTGCAGCGGTTATGCTGGTTATCTCGTTTGTATTGCTGCTGTTTATTAATGGCTTGCAGTGGTGGACAAATCGGAAATATTCACATTCTTAA
- a CDS encoding aliphatic sulfonate ABC transporter substrate-binding protein, producing the protein MKTIKRGFWLLSALLLLIIFTAACSNENSSGKANDQASGSSSEKAPEKIVLGYQVSPSGELLAKALGLLEKKYPDIEIEWVKFDSGRDVNNAIASGSIDFGLVGTPPAAIGVASNMPYKVYYLHDIIGESEALVVKEDSGIQSLEDLKGKKIATTFSSTSHYSLLGALKNEGIDPVKENITLLDMQPPDIYAAWQRGDIDGAYIWQPIQSKLIAEQGKVITHSGKLAEQGVLTAELGIVHNDFAEKYPSIVDGYVDALDEAVKYYNEKPEESAELLSKELGLTPEESLVTMKQIVWLDASKQKEYFNGPLAETLKETADFLVEQKAISSAPDLEAYKQALLQAPHQ; encoded by the coding sequence ATGAAAACGATTAAAAGAGGATTTTGGTTACTTTCAGCACTCTTATTACTTATCATCTTCACTGCTGCTTGCTCCAATGAAAATTCATCAGGCAAAGCAAACGATCAGGCTTCGGGATCCAGTTCCGAAAAAGCACCTGAAAAAATTGTTCTTGGATACCAGGTTTCACCGAGCGGAGAGCTTCTCGCTAAAGCGCTTGGCCTGCTGGAAAAGAAGTATCCAGACATTGAGATTGAATGGGTAAAATTTGATTCTGGACGGGATGTAAACAACGCTATCGCAAGCGGCAGTATCGATTTTGGGCTTGTTGGTACCCCGCCAGCCGCCATTGGTGTTGCCAGCAATATGCCTTATAAAGTCTATTATCTTCATGACATCATTGGAGAAAGTGAGGCACTGGTTGTAAAAGAGGATTCTGGCATCCAATCATTAGAGGATTTAAAAGGAAAAAAAATTGCTACAACCTTTAGTTCAACTTCACACTATAGCTTACTTGGTGCACTAAAAAATGAAGGAATTGATCCTGTAAAAGAAAATATCACACTTCTTGATATGCAGCCGCCTGATATTTATGCTGCGTGGCAGCGCGGAGATATTGATGGTGCCTACATTTGGCAGCCTATTCAATCTAAGCTCATCGCAGAACAAGGCAAGGTTATTACACATTCCGGCAAACTAGCAGAACAAGGCGTGCTTACAGCTGAACTTGGAATCGTCCACAACGATTTTGCAGAAAAGTATCCATCTATTGTAGATGGTTATGTTGATGCATTAGATGAAGCCGTTAAATATTACAATGAAAAGCCCGAAGAGTCTGCCGAACTTCTGTCAAAAGAGCTGGGCCTTACTCCTGAAGAAAGCTTAGTTACAATGAAACAAATTGTTTGGCTGGATGCTTCAAAGCAAAAGGAATATTTTAATGGACCGCTCGCAGAAACGCTTAAAGAAACAGCAGATTTCCTTGTTGAACAAAAAGCTATTTCGAGCGCACCTGATTTGGAGGCATATAAACAAGCCCTCCTTCAAGCTCCCCATCAATAA
- the cysW gene encoding sulfate ABC transporter permease subunit CysW: MAGHIPLQYGSKQAVKQTAREPFMIRFLLITVALAFLFLFLLLPLAAIFIKAFEQGVGLYIASITDPDALSAIKLTLLVVVLTVPLNALFGLAAAWAITKFEFRGKSLLITLIDLPFAISPVIAGLVFVLLFSTHGLFGDFLFQHDIKILFAVPGIVLATLFVTFPFVARELIPLMQAQGSAEEEASLTLGANGWKTFWLVTLPNIKWGLLYGVILCNARAVGEFGAVSVVSGHIRGLTNTMPLHIEILYNEYQFSAAFAVASLMSILAIVTLILKNIVEWKSGQHG; this comes from the coding sequence ATGGCTGGACATATCCCACTGCAGTATGGCAGCAAGCAAGCGGTCAAGCAAACAGCCCGCGAGCCGTTTATGATACGGTTTCTTTTGATCACTGTCGCACTTGCTTTCTTATTCTTGTTTCTTCTGCTGCCGCTGGCAGCCATTTTTATCAAAGCATTTGAGCAGGGGGTAGGGCTTTATATCGCTTCTATTACAGACCCTGATGCGCTTTCGGCCATTAAACTGACGCTGCTTGTGGTGGTGCTGACGGTTCCGCTCAATGCGCTGTTTGGGCTTGCCGCAGCCTGGGCCATTACCAAGTTTGAGTTCAGGGGAAAAAGCCTGCTCATTACGCTGATTGATCTGCCGTTTGCTATTTCACCGGTTATTGCAGGTTTGGTCTTTGTTCTGTTGTTTAGTACACATGGATTGTTTGGAGATTTCTTATTCCAGCATGACATTAAAATTTTATTCGCTGTACCGGGTATCGTACTGGCTACATTATTTGTTACGTTTCCTTTTGTCGCACGTGAGTTAATTCCTCTTATGCAGGCACAAGGATCCGCGGAAGAAGAAGCCTCTCTTACTCTTGGGGCGAATGGCTGGAAAACATTCTGGCTCGTTACGCTTCCCAATATAAAATGGGGGTTATTATACGGCGTGATTTTGTGCAATGCGCGGGCAGTAGGTGAATTTGGAGCCGTATCGGTTGTATCCGGCCATATTCGCGGATTAACCAACACGATGCCGCTGCATATAGAAATATTATACAATGAGTACCAATTTTCTGCCGCGTTTGCGGTGGCATCTTTAATGTCCATTTTGGCTATTGTGACACTAATCTTGAAAAATATTGTGGAATGGAAGTCCGGCCAGCATGGCTGA
- a CDS encoding Rrf2 family transcriptional regulator translates to MKVSSRGEYALRALIVLGQKKGLMPISEISEETLVTIKYLEKILLSLKKLGYVESKRGIQGGYFLSKSPAEINIGEVIRQIEGPLSPMSCASVTAYEPCQLEGSCLLKPLWTLVRDTIAYVLEQTTLEDLLKGQLRPVVPV, encoded by the coding sequence ATGAAGGTCTCTAGTCGTGGTGAATATGCACTGCGGGCGCTTATTGTGCTTGGGCAAAAAAAAGGGCTGATGCCAATCAGTGAAATATCAGAAGAAACGCTTGTCACAATAAAATACTTGGAAAAGATTCTGCTCAGTCTTAAGAAGCTTGGGTACGTCGAGAGTAAACGCGGCATTCAAGGTGGTTACTTTTTAAGCAAGTCGCCGGCAGAGATCAATATTGGTGAAGTAATCCGGCAAATAGAAGGACCATTGTCTCCAATGAGCTGTGCGAGTGTTACGGCTTATGAGCCCTGTCAGCTTGAAGGAAGCTGTTTGCTAAAGCCGCTTTGGACTCTTGTAAGAGACACGATCGCTTACGTGCTGGAACAAACAACATTAGAAGACTTATTAAAAGGACAGCTGCGTCCCGTTGTTCCTGTTTAA
- a CDS encoding sulfate/molybdate ABC transporter ATP-binding protein produces MSIQIKGVSKTFGSFEALKNINLDIQTGELVALLGPSGSGKTSLLRIIAGLEEADDGVIFFGNEEITHIRTTERKVGFVFQHYALFKHMTVFDNVAYGLRVRSKKERPSKKDIKKKVTELLSLVKLEAFADRYPAQLSGGQRQRVALARALAVEPKVLLLDEPFGALDAKVRKELRRWLRRLHDEFHITSIFVTHDQEEALDVADRIVVMNEGRIEQIGSPEEVYEQPNSPFVYDFLGNVNIFHGRLEDGQWRNGNQADAEQQALAYVRPHDIVIEREKPTEDAVEAKVIHVHAVGRTVHIELKEEEADRFLEAELPKEQYRELDIQTGETVFVRPNQLKVFVPADFSI; encoded by the coding sequence GTGAGTATTCAAATAAAGGGAGTATCTAAAACATTCGGCTCTTTTGAAGCGCTGAAAAATATCAACCTTGATATTCAAACAGGAGAGCTGGTGGCACTGCTTGGACCATCCGGCTCCGGTAAAACATCTCTTCTTCGTATTATTGCAGGTCTTGAAGAAGCAGATGACGGCGTGATCTTTTTTGGAAATGAAGAAATAACCCATATTCGCACCACTGAGCGGAAAGTCGGCTTTGTGTTTCAGCATTACGCTCTGTTTAAACATATGACTGTTTTTGACAATGTCGCATATGGCCTCAGGGTACGGTCTAAAAAAGAGCGCCCGTCTAAAAAAGATATCAAGAAAAAAGTAACGGAGCTCCTGTCACTTGTGAAGCTTGAAGCTTTTGCAGATCGTTATCCAGCACAGCTGTCAGGCGGACAGCGCCAGCGTGTCGCTTTAGCGCGTGCTCTTGCCGTGGAACCGAAAGTGCTGCTTTTGGATGAACCATTTGGTGCGCTTGATGCAAAAGTGCGCAAGGAACTGCGTCGGTGGCTGCGCCGTCTTCATGACGAGTTTCATATCACGAGCATTTTCGTTACGCATGACCAGGAAGAGGCCTTAGATGTTGCGGACCGGATTGTGGTCATGAATGAAGGAAGAATTGAGCAGATCGGAAGTCCGGAAGAAGTATATGAACAGCCGAACAGCCCGTTCGTGTATGATTTCCTTGGCAATGTAAATATATTTCATGGCCGGCTCGAAGACGGCCAATGGCGAAATGGAAATCAAGCAGACGCTGAACAGCAGGCACTTGCTTATGTGCGGCCGCATGACATTGTCATTGAGCGGGAAAAGCCGACAGAGGATGCAGTGGAAGCGAAAGTGATACACGTTCATGCCGTTGGCCGTACGGTGCATATTGAATTAAAAGAAGAGGAAGCAGACCGCTTTTTAGAAGCCGAGCTGCCGAAAGAACAATACCGGGAGCTCGACATTCAAACCGGAGAAACGGTATTTGTCCGGCCAAACCAGTTAAAAGTCTTCGTCCCGGCAGATTTTTCAATCTAA
- the nikB gene encoding nickel ABC transporter permease, with the protein MKIVIRFGVEHIAQLVLIVFFVSSLTFWLLRLAPGDPAYLLLTAHNIPVSDEALADLREELGLTDSLGSQYMNWLQDAFTLQWGTSYVSKEPVASELLSRIPATLELAGAGLLVMVLVAFIMGGATALYSSGWLNRIGRGAALLGSSVPSFWLGFLLIYVCSVQFGWLPSMGRGTAAHLILPALTLGLGLGTVYARVLRSSLLEVMDQPFVQAAKARGLSKRRILFLHVCKHALLPVVTMMGTSFAFMLGGSMIVESIFSWPGLGNYMIESINKRDYPVIQGYAILTSFLFISIHIAVDLLSKLVDPRMRAR; encoded by the coding sequence ATGAAAATAGTGATTCGTTTCGGAGTTGAGCATATTGCCCAGCTGGTACTCATTGTTTTTTTTGTTTCATCGCTTACCTTTTGGCTCCTGCGGCTGGCACCGGGAGATCCGGCTTATTTGCTGCTCACTGCCCATAATATTCCGGTGTCAGATGAAGCGCTGGCTGATTTACGGGAAGAGCTTGGATTAACAGACAGTTTGGGCAGTCAATACATGAACTGGCTGCAAGATGCTTTCACCCTTCAATGGGGAACCTCTTACGTATCCAAAGAACCGGTCGCCAGTGAACTGCTTAGCCGGATACCCGCTACGCTGGAGCTGGCCGGTGCAGGACTCCTTGTAATGGTGCTTGTTGCCTTCATCATGGGCGGGGCAACCGCTCTTTATTCAAGCGGATGGCTCAATCGGATCGGAAGGGGTGCCGCATTGCTTGGCTCATCCGTTCCTTCCTTCTGGCTGGGCTTTCTGCTTATCTATGTTTGTTCTGTACAATTCGGCTGGCTTCCTTCAATGGGCCGGGGGACAGCTGCGCATCTTATCCTGCCGGCTCTGACACTTGGTTTAGGACTTGGTACTGTTTATGCCCGGGTGCTGCGCTCTAGTCTGCTCGAAGTAATGGATCAGCCATTTGTTCAAGCTGCAAAAGCGAGAGGATTATCAAAAAGGCGTATTTTGTTTCTTCACGTATGTAAGCATGCACTCCTGCCGGTAGTGACGATGATGGGAACAAGCTTTGCTTTTATGCTGGGGGGAAGCATGATTGTGGAATCAATTTTTTCGTGGCCGGGTTTAGGTAACTATATGATTGAATCCATTAACAAGCGGGACTACCCGGTGATTCAAGGCTATGCGATTCTCACCTCGTTTTTATTTATATCCATCCATATTGCCGTTGATCTTCTCTCTAAACTTGTAGATCCACGAATGCGCGCACGTTAG
- a CDS encoding sulfate ABC transporter substrate-binding protein — translation MKRKPFALTFLAGLTATATILAGCGSNTEKESGESGAASSKEPVELLNVSYDPTRELYEEFNKEFAAHWKEETGQDVSIQQSHGGSGKQARAVIDGLEADVVTLALAGDVDEVAKAGLTAEDWQTRLDDNSTPYTSTIVFLVRKGNPKQIKDWDDLAKKGVSVITPNPKTSGGARWNYLAAWAYADKKFNGDEKKIKQFVGDIYQNVEVLDSGARGSTTTFVERGIGDVLIAWENEAYLSLNELGKDKFEIVNPSLSILAEPPVAVVDKVAEKKGTEKVAEAYLEYLYTEKGQEIAAENYYRPRNEEVLAKYEDQFPDISLVTIDDEFGGWKEAQQKHFDDGGTFDEIYQPK, via the coding sequence ATGAAAAGAAAACCATTTGCTTTAACATTTTTAGCGGGTCTTACCGCAACAGCCACGATTTTGGCAGGATGCGGCAGCAATACCGAAAAGGAAAGCGGCGAAAGCGGAGCCGCTTCTTCAAAAGAGCCGGTTGAGCTTTTAAATGTGTCTTACGATCCAACACGGGAATTATATGAAGAATTTAATAAAGAATTTGCCGCTCACTGGAAAGAAGAAACCGGCCAGGATGTCTCGATTCAGCAGTCGCATGGCGGTTCAGGAAAACAGGCGCGGGCCGTTATTGATGGGCTTGAAGCGGACGTGGTGACATTGGCGCTTGCTGGGGACGTTGATGAAGTCGCCAAAGCAGGGTTAACAGCAGAAGACTGGCAGACGCGCCTGGATGACAACTCTACACCTTATACCTCTACGATCGTCTTTCTTGTCCGGAAAGGAAATCCAAAGCAGATCAAAGATTGGGATGATTTAGCGAAAAAAGGTGTATCGGTCATTACACCAAACCCGAAAACGTCCGGTGGAGCGCGCTGGAACTACTTGGCTGCCTGGGCGTATGCTGATAAAAAGTTTAATGGAGATGAAAAGAAAATTAAGCAGTTTGTAGGTGACATTTATCAAAATGTTGAAGTGCTTGATTCAGGTGCGCGCGGCTCTACGACTACCTTTGTAGAACGCGGAATTGGAGATGTCCTGATTGCCTGGGAGAATGAAGCGTATCTTTCGCTAAATGAGCTGGGCAAAGACAAATTTGAAATTGTAAATCCGTCTTTAAGTATTTTAGCGGAACCACCAGTAGCTGTTGTCGATAAAGTAGCTGAGAAAAAAGGAACAGAAAAAGTTGCCGAAGCGTACCTGGAATACCTGTATACGGAGAAAGGCCAGGAAATTGCCGCCGAAAACTATTACCGTCCACGTAATGAGGAAGTACTGGCAAAATATGAAGACCAGTTCCCGGACATCAGTCTTGTCACGATTGACGATGAATTTGGCGGCTGGAAAGAAGCGCAGCAAAAACACTTTGATGACGGCGGGACGTTTGACGAAATTTATCAGCCGAAGTAA
- a CDS encoding ABC transporter substrate-binding protein has product MRMRTQTFTFLLWIAVAGLFLLSGCGSEKGADASKEPSATFAFPWSPSSLDPHGSDSWEIMRSGAGETLVKLNKELEPVPWLAKEWKQETPTTWTFQLQENVTFHNGKPMDAASVKASLQRSIEKEAKAKDLLKIKTIEAASNQLKIETTEPNAALPAHLADPSVMIGDAGTLGKRGTYPALTGPFQMEEFHKDESLILKRYEQYWGEKALLSKITIRFIPEGNTRLMALQSGDVDAAVDIPVDNIDVLQKSNQFEILTAPSLRTHMMLFNVQSSVFKDAAFRKAVDALVPKEEIVQSVMKGKASAANGPFPDLLPFGQGEEKKETGSFEAFMKEEGWKKNEEARWEKNGKLFEINMLTFPQRPELTVMAEIIQSELLANGVQVNLRQVENIDEALAKEKWDVAMYSMLTAHTGDPEYFLNLFYRSDSNSNVSHYASPVLDRLIAQLNETADREQRNELALNIQKVINSDVPQSFFVHPETIFAVRKGLTGFEPQASEFYYIHSQINVAGE; this is encoded by the coding sequence ATGAGAATGAGAACACAAACATTTACTTTTCTTTTATGGATCGCGGTCGCAGGGCTGTTTTTATTATCCGGATGCGGGTCGGAAAAGGGGGCAGATGCTTCAAAGGAGCCATCAGCAACATTCGCTTTTCCTTGGAGCCCGTCAAGCCTGGATCCTCACGGGAGCGACAGCTGGGAGATCATGCGTTCAGGCGCTGGAGAAACACTGGTCAAGCTGAACAAAGAGCTGGAGCCTGTTCCGTGGCTCGCAAAGGAATGGAAACAGGAAACCCCTACGACATGGACGTTTCAGCTGCAGGAGAATGTGACTTTTCATAATGGAAAACCAATGGATGCGGCGAGTGTAAAAGCATCTCTGCAGCGGTCCATCGAGAAAGAAGCAAAAGCGAAAGACTTATTGAAGATCAAAACGATAGAAGCAGCCAGCAATCAACTGAAAATCGAAACGACCGAGCCGAATGCAGCTCTGCCCGCTCATTTAGCAGATCCATCGGTCATGATTGGGGATGCGGGGACGCTTGGAAAAAGGGGTACGTATCCAGCCCTGACAGGTCCTTTTCAAATGGAAGAGTTTCATAAAGACGAGTCGCTCATTTTAAAAAGATATGAGCAGTACTGGGGAGAAAAAGCCCTTCTTTCAAAGATTACGATCCGGTTTATTCCGGAAGGGAATACACGGCTGATGGCTCTGCAATCGGGAGATGTAGATGCAGCAGTAGACATTCCCGTTGATAACATAGACGTGCTTCAAAAAAGTAATCAGTTCGAAATATTAACAGCGCCGTCTCTTCGTACGCATATGATGCTGTTTAACGTTCAGTCTTCTGTGTTTAAGGATGCGGCATTTCGAAAAGCGGTGGACGCTTTAGTTCCCAAAGAGGAAATTGTCCAATCTGTGATGAAAGGAAAGGCATCAGCCGCAAATGGGCCATTTCCTGACTTGCTCCCATTCGGTCAGGGGGAAGAGAAAAAGGAAACAGGTTCCTTTGAAGCATTTATGAAGGAAGAAGGGTGGAAGAAAAACGAAGAGGCACGATGGGAGAAGAATGGAAAGCTCTTTGAAATAAATATGCTGACGTTTCCGCAGCGTCCGGAACTGACCGTGATGGCTGAAATCATTCAAAGTGAGCTCCTGGCAAATGGAGTCCAAGTCAACCTCCGCCAGGTCGAAAATATCGATGAAGCACTGGCAAAAGAAAAATGGGACGTGGCGATGTACAGTATGCTGACCGCTCATACGGGCGATCCAGAATACTTCTTAAACCTTTTTTACCGTTCAGACAGCAATTCGAATGTAAGTCATTATGCTTCACCTGTACTTGACCGGCTGATTGCCCAGTTAAATGAAACGGCTGATCGGGAACAGCGGAATGAGCTGGCACTGAACATACAAAAAGTCATCAACAGTGATGTGCCGCAGTCATTTTTCGTACATCCCGAAACTATTTTTGCCGTCAGAAAAGGCCTGACAGGATTTGAGCCGCAGGCAAGTGAGTTTTACTATATCCATTCTCAAATAAACGTGGCTGGCGAATGA
- a CDS encoding YezD family protein: MTKKQIDEQWIERIVKSLQGIEYGSVEIVIHDSQITQIDRLEKQRFPLKKNQVYEKPKQVKIQ; this comes from the coding sequence ATGACAAAAAAACAAATTGATGAACAATGGATTGAACGGATTGTGAAATCACTGCAGGGAATTGAATACGGGTCAGTAGAAATTGTCATTCATGACTCACAGATTACTCAAATTGACCGACTGGAAAAACAGCGGTTTCCATTAAAAAAAAACCAAGTATACGAGAAACCAAAGCAGGTAAAAATTCAATAA
- a CDS encoding ABC transporter permease subunit: MKSEFLEKKKWLVRFISFISVVILFIIWFLVTNLGWVDSYFIPKPQDVWSSFIVLVTEGYKGASLFTHISNSLFRLFTALLFAFITAVPLGLLCGYSNYIRAIFDPIIEFYRPWPPLAYYALLVLWLGIEDESKIALLYLSAFAPLFIATVASVQKLPVDRINAALSLGAKKRNILWHIILPSCQPDILTGLRTAIGITYATLVAAEMVAATSGIGWMVLDASKYLRSDIVFVGIMIMGIIAILLDGLLRLYQSRRFSWVGK, from the coding sequence ATGAAGAGCGAATTTTTAGAAAAGAAAAAATGGCTGGTTCGATTTATTTCTTTTATAAGCGTTGTTATTCTATTCATCATTTGGTTCCTTGTGACAAATTTAGGCTGGGTGGACTCCTATTTCATTCCAAAGCCACAGGATGTTTGGTCTTCATTTATTGTATTGGTGACGGAAGGATATAAAGGAGCCTCTCTTTTCACACACATTTCTAATAGTTTGTTTCGTCTTTTTACAGCTTTATTATTTGCTTTTATTACAGCAGTCCCGCTCGGTCTCTTATGTGGATACTCAAATTACATTCGAGCGATATTTGATCCAATTATTGAATTCTATCGACCATGGCCGCCGTTGGCCTATTACGCACTGCTCGTCCTTTGGCTTGGCATTGAAGATGAATCAAAGATCGCACTTTTATATTTAAGTGCATTTGCTCCACTATTTATTGCTACGGTTGCGTCTGTTCAAAAGCTGCCCGTTGACCGCATAAACGCAGCGCTCTCTCTTGGTGCTAAAAAACGAAATATACTGTGGCATATTATTTTACCTTCCTGCCAGCCGGATATTTTAACAGGTTTAAGAACAGCCATAGGCATTACTTATGCAACCCTTGTGGCAGCAGAAATGGTCGCAGCAACAAGCGGTATTGGCTGGATGGTTCTTGATGCAAGCAAGTATTTAAGAAGTGACATTGTTTTTGTCGGCATCATGATAATGGGCATCATTGCCATTTTATTAGATGGTTTACTTCGCCTTTATCAATCGCGCCGTTTTTCATGGGTTGGCAAATAA
- a CDS encoding YitT family protein, which produces MKRILYIILGCLLTSIGAVILQHGEVMTGGTAGLSLLLSYASDLPFGLVFFLVNVPFYVLSIIFMGWNFTVSTILSVTLLSVMTGLDKWLPAFEIPMSVGAVVGGVFIGFGLSIMFMNRASLGGSNIVALILQKKLGWNPGKLNFLFDFVVVLYGFYSIGVLNGALSVLSIMVTSSIISHFKQKIGASNQSAKEKEASPSVEGTVATS; this is translated from the coding sequence ATGAAAAGAATTCTATATATTATATTAGGCTGCCTGCTCACAAGCATCGGTGCCGTGATTTTACAGCATGGTGAAGTCATGACGGGCGGCACTGCAGGACTGTCCCTGCTTTTAAGCTATGCCTCTGATCTTCCGTTTGGATTGGTCTTTTTTCTTGTGAATGTACCATTTTATGTGTTGTCGATTATCTTTATGGGCTGGAATTTTACTGTTTCCACGATACTGTCAGTCACCCTGCTGTCTGTGATGACAGGTCTGGATAAATGGCTTCCTGCTTTTGAAATTCCCATGTCTGTCGGGGCGGTTGTTGGGGGAGTTTTTATTGGGTTTGGGCTGTCTATCATGTTTATGAACCGCGCCTCTCTTGGCGGCTCTAACATTGTCGCGCTCATTCTTCAGAAAAAGCTGGGCTGGAATCCCGGCAAACTAAATTTTCTTTTTGATTTTGTAGTCGTCCTATACGGTTTTTATTCCATCGGCGTCTTAAACGGAGCGCTTTCTGTTTTATCGATTATGGTTACTTCAAGTATTATCAGCCATTTTAAACAGAAAATCGGCGCAAGCAATCAATCTGCAAAAGAAAAAGAAGCCTCTCCTTCAGTAGAAGGAACAGTGGCAACAAGCTGA